The following DNA comes from candidate division KSB1 bacterium.
GCCAGGTGATTGCCGGCGCGGTACTGGACCCGTTGCGTGATGAGCTGTTTGTTGCCGAGCGCGGGCGTGGTGCCTACTTGAATGGCGTGAGGTTGAAGGTCTCCTCGATCAACGATCCGGCGCGCTCCCTCCTTGCCACTGGATTCCCCTTCCGGTCAAAAGACTTACTGCAGCCGTATCTTCGCACATTTGCCTTCCTTTTCGAGCGGGTGAGTGGTATACGGCGTGCGGGCTCGGCGGCCTTGGACCTGGCCTATGTGGCCTGCGGCCGCTGCGAAGGGTTCTGGGAGTTAGGACTGTCCCCATGGGATATAGCCGCGGGCGAACTCCTCATCCAGGAGGCGGGGGGACGCGTCACCGATTTTGATGGGTCCCCCTCGGCAGTATGGCGTGGCAACGTCATCGCCTCCAACGGCCTCATTCATGACCTCATTCTGGAAGCGGTCGCTTTGGTGTTTGGCACTACCTCGCAGACCCCTTCGAACCAATGAGACGAGTGATCACCATCGCCGCACCGTTGCTGGTCCTCGGAACGCTCACCTACTATGGCTACCGTGCGTATCCTGAGCTCCGCCTGAGCACCTGTCTTCAGGACCCGCTCCGATACGACGGCGCGCACCTGGTCGTGGGGACCGAGGCGACAGTGGAAGCCTTGGTGCCCAATGGCTTTGTCATCCGCCAGCTGGGACGCTCGGTCCGCGTTGTAGGCGACCCGGGCGACGCGCGTGTGGGCGATTTTGTGCGCATGGAGGTCATCTTCCACAAGGAGGGCTATCTTACCCTCAAACGCCTCTACGTGGCCAAGAAGCGCCGGGCCAAGATCGCGGTCTCTGTGCTGCCGGTGCTCGTGGTGGGGGTCTGGTTTTGCCGCGCTTACCGTTTCGACCGCCGGTGCGGTTATCTGGTGGAGAGGAAGTAGTGCCCGATCTGACCACCCATCTTGCCCTCACCCACTTAGGGAGCAGGCCCTTACGCCTGGGAAGCGCCCGTCTGCCCCTCTACCTGGGCGCACTGCTTCCGGACTTGCTCACACGGCCCTTCTACATCCTCTACCCGCCGGCCTACTTTGTGGTCTACAGCCTGCATACACCGGTGGCGACAGGGCTGGCGGCACTGGCGGTGGCGCAACTCTTCGCCCCTGAGCTGCGTCCCCAAGTGCGGGCCGGATTGCTGGCGGGCAGCGCGTTCCATTTTGCTCTGGACGTTTTGCAGAGGCAAGTAGGGAACGCCTACTATTGGCTTTTCCCGCTGAGCTGGAAAACCTTTGACCTCGGGCTCTTTTGGCCGGAGGACTCTCTGCGCTGGTTGCCGGTAGTCGGCGGAGCGGTGGTGCTTGTGGAGGCCTCCGCGTTAGTGTACGGCCGGGTTCGCCACAGCAAAGGAGCACCCAATGCGAGTGCACAATGAGCTCCCCTCCGGGAAGTTGTTAGGGCAGCGGCTGGCCGGGGTCCTCTTGTTCCTGGCGCTGTTCCCCGGTTGCGTGGCATTCAACCTTAGGGTCCGCACCGTGGTGGACCACCGCACCGCATGCCTGCGCCAGATCGACTATTCCGGGTCTTCCTGGGAACGTTTCCTCATCCCCGATGAGACTCCCTGGGAGGTGACGCGCACCGATTCCGGGGTCAGCGCGCGTGCCATGTTCAAGGACCCCAATCTCATCGGCACCGACATAGTCTTCGACGCCAGCCAGCAAGTTGCCGATAGCGCCTGGTTAGAGTTTGCCAAGGCCCGCCATATTGCTCAGCCAAAGGCCCAGGCTCTGCGCTTCGCCAACCGGGTCACATTTAGAAAGACGTACCTACTGGTGATGTATCGCTACCGCTACCGGGAGGAGTGGCACGCCAACAGCGTCCCCGATTTTCTCCGCTACCACTATCTGGAAAAAAGGTTTCCCACGACCAGCATGGCAGACTCAGTAGAACTGGCCCGGGAAGCACTTAGGCTGGCGGCCCGTGCCTTTGCCGACTGCCGACTTACGTGCGCGGTCCTTTTGCCTGGCACCATCTCTTCGACCAATGCCGATTGGGTCGAGGGGCAGACCGCGTTGTGGGAGGTCTCGCCTTTGGAGTTC
Coding sequences within:
- a CDS encoding inositol monophosphatase, translating into MTSHLSELAQAAATVARLGGAVLKRFFGQITIAHANTKRPFDFVSEADHTAEQTMTSFIKDHFPEDTIYAEEGSRQEAGSGNRWIIDPLDGTTNFLHGYPMFSVSVAVESGGQVIAGAVLDPLRDELFVAERGRGAYLNGVRLKVSSINDPARSLLATGFPFRSKDLLQPYLRTFAFLFERVSGIRRAGSAALDLAYVACGRCEGFWELGLSPWDIAAGELLIQEAGGRVTDFDGSPSAVWRGNVIASNGLIHDLILEAVALVFGTTSQTPSNQ